One window from the genome of Bartonella sp. WD16.2 encodes:
- a CDS encoding acyl carrier protein, whose protein sequence is MPSTFDKVADVIAEISEIDRSVITLESHTIDDLGIDSLDFLDIVFALDKAFGIKIPLEQWTQEINEGVVATEEYFVLKNLCAKIDELIALKKAN, encoded by the coding sequence TTGCCCTCTACTTTTGATAAAGTTGCTGATGTTATTGCTGAAATCAGCGAAATCGATCGCAGCGTGATTACGCTTGAAAGTCATACAATTGATGATTTAGGAATCGACAGTCTGGATTTTCTTGATATCGTTTTTGCTCTTGATAAAGCTTTCGGAATTAAAATTCCACTAGAACAGTGGACTCAAGAAATTAATGAAGGTGTAGTCGCAACCGAAGAATATTTTGTTCTTAAAAACCTTTGTGCAAAAATTGATGAACTCATTGCCTTAAAAAAGGCTAATTGA